The Terriglobus sp. RCC_193 genome contains a region encoding:
- a CDS encoding ribonuclease J: MGNETLRVIPLGGLGEFGMNCMAIQWKDDIVVIDAGLMFPEDDLLGVDIVVPDITFLLENRDKVRGIVLTHGHEDHIGGLPRILSQLNVPVYGTEFTLTYVEGKLEEHKLLDDADLVEMLPGESFVLGPFKISPIRVTHSLVDCVALAIRTPVGIVVHTGDFKIDLSSPDGKPFDLHSFAELGKEGVLLLLQDSTNCDRPGYTPGELAVKPRLDEIFARTEKRLFFSCFSSSIHRIKLAMELAHKHNRKVALIGRSMDNSTEIAMDLGYIDPPQGLLIHSGQIKDLPPEQVCVLISGTQGEPMSALSRAAVDNHKHARIEPGDTVLFSSRVIPGNEKPIYNVIDHLYRRKAKVIHDDGKSGLIHVSGHASQEELRLMINLLRPKFFVPVHGDYRHLTQHVEIAVGTGIPEKAMLIEDGEVLELTGQTIEKTGKVASGRILIDSGSTADVVEDIIIRDRRHLSEAGLVLAIITIDKMTGKQAGPPEIVTRGFAVNEEGIMSDARNIIGRTLEESSAEEKRDWMLIKEKIRADLKRYIQKNTQRRPMIMPVILEI, encoded by the coding sequence ATGGGTAACGAAACACTGAGAGTAATCCCGCTGGGCGGCCTGGGCGAGTTCGGTATGAACTGCATGGCCATCCAGTGGAAGGACGACATTGTCGTCATTGACGCCGGCCTGATGTTCCCTGAAGACGACCTCCTCGGCGTCGACATCGTTGTGCCAGACATCACCTTCCTGCTGGAAAACCGCGACAAGGTCCGCGGCATCGTCCTCACGCACGGCCACGAGGACCACATCGGCGGCCTGCCGCGCATCCTGTCGCAGTTGAACGTGCCCGTCTACGGCACAGAGTTCACGCTGACCTACGTGGAAGGCAAGCTCGAAGAGCACAAGCTGCTGGACGACGCCGACCTGGTCGAGATGCTGCCCGGCGAAAGCTTCGTCCTGGGGCCGTTCAAGATTTCGCCCATCCGCGTCACTCATTCGCTGGTGGACTGCGTGGCGCTGGCCATCCGCACCCCCGTGGGTATCGTCGTCCACACCGGCGACTTCAAGATCGACCTCAGTTCGCCCGACGGTAAGCCCTTTGACCTGCACTCCTTCGCGGAACTGGGCAAGGAAGGCGTCCTCCTTCTGCTGCAGGACAGCACCAACTGCGACCGCCCCGGCTACACCCCCGGCGAACTGGCCGTGAAGCCGCGGCTGGACGAAATCTTTGCGCGCACAGAGAAGCGCCTCTTCTTCTCCTGCTTCTCGTCGTCCATCCATCGCATCAAGCTGGCGATGGAACTGGCCCACAAGCACAACCGCAAGGTCGCGCTCATTGGCCGCTCCATGGACAACTCCACGGAAATCGCCATGGATCTGGGCTACATCGATCCGCCGCAGGGCCTCCTCATCCACAGCGGCCAGATCAAGGATCTGCCGCCGGAACAGGTCTGCGTGCTCATCAGCGGAACGCAGGGCGAACCCATGTCCGCGCTCAGCCGCGCCGCCGTGGACAACCACAAGCACGCCCGCATTGAACCCGGCGACACCGTGCTGTTCTCCTCGCGCGTTATCCCCGGCAACGAAAAGCCCATCTACAACGTCATCGACCATCTTTACCGTCGCAAGGCCAAGGTGATCCACGACGACGGCAAGAGCGGCCTCATCCACGTCAGCGGCCACGCATCGCAGGAAGAACTGCGACTGATGATCAACCTGCTGCGGCCCAAGTTCTTCGTGCCCGTCCATGGAGACTATCGCCACCTGACGCAGCACGTTGAAATCGCCGTAGGCACCGGCATTCCGGAAAAGGCAATGCTCATTGAAGATGGCGAAGTCCTGGAACTCACAGGCCAGACCATCGAGAAGACCGGCAAAGTCGCCAGCGGACGCATCCTCATCGACTCCGGCTCCACGGCCGACGTCGTCGAAGACATCATCATCCGCGACCGCCGCCATCTGAGCGAAGCAGGCCTCGTCCTGGCCATCATCACCATCGACAAGATGACGGGCAAGCAGGCCGGACCGCCAGAGATCGTAACGCGCGGCTTCGCCGTGAACGAAGAAGGCATCATGTCCGACGCCCGCAACATCATCGGCCGCACGCTGGAAGAGAGCAGCGCAGAAGAAAAGCGCGACTGGATGCTGATCAAGGAAAAAATCCGCGCAGACCTGAAGCGCTACATCCAGAAAAACACCCAGCGCAGACCCATGATTATGCCGGTGATTCTGGAAATTTGA